One genomic window of Pecten maximus chromosome 3, xPecMax1.1, whole genome shotgun sequence includes the following:
- the LOC117322810 gene encoding sperm acrosomal protein FSA-ACR.1-like, translating into MDLDQIWSETSFVEGEQILGECGPHGAGGKAAICEIEAHSTGQKLELAHSTGQKLELAHSTGQKLELAHSTGQKLELAHSTGQKLELAHTTGQKLELAHTTGQKLELAHSTGQKLELARSTGQKLELARSTGQKLELAHSTGQKPELVHSTGQKLELVHSTGQKLELAHSTGQKLELAHSTGQKLELAHSTG; encoded by the exons ATGgatcttgaccaaatttggtcggAGACATCCTTTgtggaaggggaacaaattCTGGGTGAATGTGGCCCCCATGGGGCTGGAGGGAAGGCAGCAATATGTGAAATAGAG GCCCACAGTACTGGTCAGAAACTTGAGTTGGCCCACAGTACTGGTCAGAAACTGGAGTTAGCCCACAGTACTGGTCAGAAACTGGAGTTAGCCCACAGTACTGGTCAGAAACTGGAGTTAGCCCACAGTACTGGTCAGAAACTTGAGTTGGCCCACACTACTGGTCAGAAACTTGAGTTAGCCCACACTACTGGTCAGAAACTTGAGTTAGCCCACAGTACTGGTCAGAAACTTGAGTTAGCCCGCAGTACTGGTCAGAAACTTGAGTTAGCCCGCAGTACTGGTCAGAAACTTGAGTTGGCCCACAGCACTGGTCAGAAACCTGAGTTAGTCCACAGTACTGGTCAGAAACTTGAGTTAGTCCACAGTACTGGTCAGAAACTTGAGTTGGCCCACAGTACTGGTCAGAAACTTGAGTTAGCCCACAGTACTGGTCAGAAACTTGAGTTGGCCCACAGTACtggttag
- the LOC117324515 gene encoding myosin-11-like isoform X1, protein MATTNSTPVRRRSSDGLMDTADNLVDRLDELADILTSVEAEYVKVRTPQMEDEEFDNRQINQTPPNPHARPNNSFKRLKEGLESARALIACLKREKWRLSRRKQSVEMRMGELEDYKSHLKQDMSSLNETVDILSMRVVDLENELCEAQERQESLECENEQLAARLNVAEFNCREFESHKNDLQEELQNVRMLRTDSCLRQENEEIKSEKEILQEENHHLKEMIRQLEEESKPQSQDGGAFMGQTEKTPEEKDLTKGMEQLNMDTPTLV, encoded by the exons ATGGCCACTACCAACAGTACCCCAGTCCGCCGTCGGAGTAGTGACGGATTGATGGACACTGCGGACAATTTAGTGGACAGACTGGACGAGCTTGCAGACATCCTGACCTCAGTCGAGGCCGAGTACGTCAAGGTACGTACTCCGCAG ATGGAAGACGAGGAATTCGATAACCGACAGATCAACCAGACACCTCCAAACCCTCACGCCAGACCAAACAACAGCTTCAAACGACTAAAAGAAGGGCTGGAATCAGCAAGGGCTCTCATTGCGTGTCTGAAGCGGGAAAAATGGCGATTAAGCAGACGTAAACAAAGCGTAGAAATGAGAATGGGTGAACTGGAGGATTATAAAAGCCATTTAAAGCAAGATATG TCCTCTTTAAATGAAACTGTGGATATATTAAGCATGCGTGTGGTTGACTTGGAAAACGAACTTTGCGAAGCCCAGGAACGACAGGAAAGCCTGGAGTGTGAAAATGAACAGTTAGCTGCCAGACTTAATGTTGCCGAATTTAACTGCAGAG AGTTCGAATCCCACAAAAATGACCTACAAGAGGAACTACAAAACGTAAGAATGCTGAGGACTGATTCGTGTCTGCGACAGGAGAATGAAGAGATCAAATCCGAAAAGGAAATTCTGCAAGAGGAGAACCACCATCTCAAGGAGATGATCAGACAATTGGAGGAAGAGTCAAAGCCTCAGAGCCAAGATGGTGGAGCCTTCATGGGACAGACTGAGAAAACACCTGAAGAGAAAGATCTTACTAAAGGAATGGAACAGTTAAATATGGACACTCCCACTTTGGTTTAA
- the LOC117324515 gene encoding myosin-11-like isoform X2, translating to MATTNSTPVRRRSSDGLMDTADNLVDRLDELADILTSVEAEYVKMEDEEFDNRQINQTPPNPHARPNNSFKRLKEGLESARALIACLKREKWRLSRRKQSVEMRMGELEDYKSHLKQDMSSLNETVDILSMRVVDLENELCEAQERQESLECENEQLAARLNVAEFNCREFESHKNDLQEELQNVRMLRTDSCLRQENEEIKSEKEILQEENHHLKEMIRQLEEESKPQSQDGGAFMGQTEKTPEEKDLTKGMEQLNMDTPTLV from the exons ATGGCCACTACCAACAGTACCCCAGTCCGCCGTCGGAGTAGTGACGGATTGATGGACACTGCGGACAATTTAGTGGACAGACTGGACGAGCTTGCAGACATCCTGACCTCAGTCGAGGCCGAGTACGTCAAG ATGGAAGACGAGGAATTCGATAACCGACAGATCAACCAGACACCTCCAAACCCTCACGCCAGACCAAACAACAGCTTCAAACGACTAAAAGAAGGGCTGGAATCAGCAAGGGCTCTCATTGCGTGTCTGAAGCGGGAAAAATGGCGATTAAGCAGACGTAAACAAAGCGTAGAAATGAGAATGGGTGAACTGGAGGATTATAAAAGCCATTTAAAGCAAGATATG TCCTCTTTAAATGAAACTGTGGATATATTAAGCATGCGTGTGGTTGACTTGGAAAACGAACTTTGCGAAGCCCAGGAACGACAGGAAAGCCTGGAGTGTGAAAATGAACAGTTAGCTGCCAGACTTAATGTTGCCGAATTTAACTGCAGAG AGTTCGAATCCCACAAAAATGACCTACAAGAGGAACTACAAAACGTAAGAATGCTGAGGACTGATTCGTGTCTGCGACAGGAGAATGAAGAGATCAAATCCGAAAAGGAAATTCTGCAAGAGGAGAACCACCATCTCAAGGAGATGATCAGACAATTGGAGGAAGAGTCAAAGCCTCAGAGCCAAGATGGTGGAGCCTTCATGGGACAGACTGAGAAAACACCTGAAGAGAAAGATCTTACTAAAGGAATGGAACAGTTAAATATGGACACTCCCACTTTGGTTTAA